The following are encoded together in the Bactrocera neohumeralis isolate Rockhampton chromosome 6, APGP_CSIRO_Bneo_wtdbg2-racon-allhic-juicebox.fasta_v2, whole genome shotgun sequence genome:
- the LOC126763383 gene encoding uncharacterized protein LOC126763383 isoform X2, which yields MEEKKEEKKHRKRNGKPRRVRHHPWDEVSLPGAGTSPTEQQTILEVLNNKQTQQQQQQDATEATPTETATTTTAGTPTQTATPSPSAEGAAGAAVNIANDEIPTSTVNVPLDEVDALSSADDLVSSQSTANTESSSSSNESATSQIPNPAVTSAPTTKEAVRTESTEGEASAVTQRSTNTATVGDTAATKETITIQPIAVDRQCSANSSSSADQGHVLDIESHLIETYSDYQANDDSVGINELPPQQDELTVGSSKVETDVNVRTVIEVEPVGAISKKPVETVLPTRRVQRAESESENVDDAKIASEVVEATLNGKEDGVIEEKEAETEAEAETETEAVKSAFVLPSEPSDAIKATAERLVNEIEREVLDALRKSEEAQNQTNTEGSEAAETQNQLKAEVSADTATETQTLNNDAVPEEACKIEEKTEQATTLLDDINNSLTQKVDAQLSEVTSILKSSKTSHAANGDAEQNKHNELKIVNVPSPKTPSDEEERKRFLESLPHLDSNAEAQKLADDCKREYYQSLKKYLIQSQADRPPVPLQTYRWEDLRRAKERGGYPWTHLYKRPLGPDEQPEIVLLLRKSQEFRFLSESPKSLKKVRIDEQVIVKQPERYIQELSEAEEDYPQSAPEDEETHSLRSESISCVSDSILATGKPRKSTRLDKIRGYLRRRKGGRSNEDAQSLPCASISSSRRHSQETLPEPQPNPAILVNGKNTDQKHCYPIMKKLKSMADRQKKRLNIKRIHLGRDEKIVLGEETKILKLKKSPKAERGEIPHFIEKQDSDDVLEIMELDESPSRKRRDDGREDEERTEAANGIHEENEQMDTNQSEAISIVVPDEIIEIPKLVENNSELPTTSKETVSTENLQQSEEIEDDATALEADVTAIESATTAAPPKKAPRLRREHVYEEIEADLPPEMLTQPPTTDVGVLELGAIETLKESLAKQDSSTLKHIEEGIKPLPLDRMGSSEEDQVATAAAAAAADKPTINLLAPLSSVDSASSDEDRNRAQLSPVTEESDAASVEDNLRIVDDNEPIDLKPAIKKEASPAPSDKKVTFSHVEDEAEPHREDIELPTEVQEATQEAAQRKRWTTMSDHEYEPIAAPAEDEQAAAPQTQTEKSDLARNIEKLHEEIKDTEDFQRDLEERYFSSEATTPRTESRTDYEIHTSQVDSSALEELPLKPENRKKGFMASAQDRTRKMQAGLKNQAGKIKTKLRTPAKKPASSSPKAKERKRFKAPEFSKIKMPEIKRPDMSKLKDFKRPEFTKFNKPDMSKFKLPEKFTTLKLKRSKSFKENETQDEEMEVATQQTDAEPRAQPQKKKFEFNFGTYPRAFRKKKPVETQASLGTDTDTAGVSVIPSTETQPSQESSNSPQGDRGPGPVRSRWADKFSDVSYNDSEGSRYRRYGSEQESFDRESSLERRMKDDLEETESEVQEMGILGGVADTKQFAEFDEENRAIHEISKMRAGEFRRRPMVHQDSDLRSEDSKDVEGWTEKEIEKNKLLRKAELEAEASYLKYPSDDVLPQETQSTASSGKKVVMEEIDDDEFFLRKRGVSEDNIELRQYISNAIREGYDRPINTLEHVGQTRESMEYRDYDIPPPKPKRLHKSYRPQDVSQDLESQRSEYGDDLSMSQNGSDYFNTPKRPLRKGRSRSKYSMDSQDFPVAEHIRHEPYFDDDEEYLRPPRNSYKDHEDEVEMNDLDIVGKQVFPAEPEGVNDGVPAPQAPRRRKRDTTRDNSLDKDSYMNGFGGRSVSNSRLQPTDDVIVYRTEHEYPIPLAETEKFAPALETRKSRATSRYDEDDRTSRGADSLGYDDHEETQADRESNVDKDKYIIDMMENDGYAIVRKEQLPKPTPPARRKKFSRSPGERFASISSGSAKSSTPPPERPPPPRAYTPSTMEEPVPPRRKSATSLEVAPQILEDDYEEPEALQQERPESPRDLQSGEIINKMKFRPLPPPPRPPREKRQRAESKSSAHSAFVSLHERDFADDKIATSSTADSYDPTDVDLEEEETRLPEVEVSTQTDPLPDDFECEEFEITEDMRIIEPRINNLRKTLDELLREEELKIKAAEEAAAAPLTEEEQLTRGLQRFRDANQRSMSERSRASSQADRSKSQSRPPTPSAVVIERRISTPIPSQQAETMLEASLIVRPIDDLDLEEEALRREGLLTDSEQQSKSDVEATTSHDEEEESKHAISEYSVGPSSEELNAALDELRAQADSNYEDEKEEAELSEYASEYEKRAEEGTLGRSSYDRYIADETSGKEDEEELELDVAEMKEELLQDIQTDSERYEASTIADDDEQKMSEIEEAPTEEEDAQKISEIDEAPTEEEDNVAPTTAEEVTPTLVQEKHFTYEDKAESLVEIRDTTDAAAVVTEDREEATAFEEPPLPPPRRKSTTALELPPTLALVEETSKELTPVPTLAAAPLAQAQPQLPAHLGELEVERLRVHALQAGQIMVSQLHGAQISADELECKSGNLIVKNIALPDGFIEDIVERVRTTDRSQLLTVETQTSLQASSEERSPAREVVPPPKPPRQRDLEGSKRTAADTSDEIALQQLRNYDEETQTDPLAYPTHMNVPPPVYATTEYLQSLPPLGFYNLRRADEPPYSGSADGNEANAQQRRQQPHHHHHHHHRHHRRCDSSCSECEDYDDLGEREETRSRSHSRRSRSSTRPPNEPQTVAKAGKQFMSACSLSLVQLLNRVTAAIRGAEADKNVEGQVHHIPTLLALFVVISFTLVVYMLAGRSVHTHHWDFFNPPGSGARQS from the exons TGTCATTACCCGGTGCTGGAACTAGTCCAACTGAGCAACAGACCATACTTGAAGTGCTCAACAATAAgcagacacaacaacaacagcagcaggaCGCAACAGAGGCAACGCCAACTgaaacagctacaacaacaactgccgGTACTCCAACACAGACAGCAACACCGTCGCCATCAGCGGAAGGGGCAGCAGGCGCTGCAGTGAATATTGCAAACGATGAAATTCCAACGAGTACAGTTAATGTGCCGTTAGATGAGGTGGATGCATTATCAAGTGCCGATGATCTAGTCAGCAGTCAAAGCACAGCCAATACCGAAAGTAGTTCTTCGAGCAACGAAAGTGCAACGAGTCAAATACCCAATCCGGCAGTGACGTCAGCGCCGACGACAAAAGAGGCGGTACGCACAGAAAGTACGGAGGGCGAAGCGAGCGCGGTGACACAGCGTTCAACGAACACTGCTACTGTAGGTGACACAGCAGCGACGAAAGAAACGATTACAATTCAACCGATTGCCGTCGATAGGCAATGCAGTGcgaacagcagcagcagcgccgATCAGGGTCATGTACTTGATATTGAATCTCATTTGATTGAGACGTACAGTGATTATCAAGCGAACGACGATAGTGTTGGTATTAACGAATTGccacctcagcaagatgaactGACAGTGGGTTCGTCGAAAGTTGAGACGGATGTAAATGTACGAACGGTGATTGAAGTGGAGCCGGTTGGTGCGATATCGAAGAAACCCGTTGAGACAGTGCTGCCGACCAGACGTGTACAGCGGGCCGAAAGTGAGTCAGAGAACGTTGATGACGCCAAAATTGCGTCCGAAGTTGTAGAGGCAACTTTGAATGGCAAAGAAGACGGAGTGATAGAGGAAAAAGAAGCAGAAACGGAAGCGGAAGCGGAAACGGAAACAGAGGCAGTAAAGAGCGCATTTGTGTTACCCAGCGAACCAAGTGATGCAATTAAAGCGACCGCAGAGAGGCTAGTCAACGAAATAGAACGTGAAGTCTTGGACGCGTTGCGGAAGAGCGAAGAAGcacaaaaccaaacaaatacTGAAGGCTCGGAAGCCGCAGAAacacaaaatcaattaaaagctGAGGTCTCCGCAGACACAGCAACCGAAACGCAAACACTTAACAACGACGCAGTACCAGAAGAAGCGTgtaaaatagaagaaaagaCTGAACAAGCCACAACCTTATTAGATGACATAAACAACTCATTAACGCAAAAAGTCGACGCACAATTGTCCGAGGTAACAAGCATACTAAAGTCATCGAAAACCAGCCACGCCGCTAATGGTGATGccgaacaaaacaaacacaacgaGCTTAAGATTGTGAATGTGCCTTCACCGAAGACGCCATCGGATGAGGAGGAGCGTAAACGATTTTTGGAGTCGCTGCCGCATCTAGACAGTAACGCAGAGGCGCAAAAACTTGCCGACGATTGCAAACGTGAATACTATCAGTCGCTGAAGAAGTATCTGATACAGAGTCAAGCAGATCGACCACCAGTACCGTTACAGACCTATCGTTGGGAGGATTTGCGGCGTGCCAAGGAAAGG GGCGGCTACCCGTGGACACATTTATACAAGCGGCCACTCGGCCCAGACGAACAACCCGAAATTGTTTTACTTTTACGTAAATCACAAGAATTTCGCTTTCTTTCGGAGTCCCCGAAGTCGCTGAAGAAAGTACGCATCGACGAGCAAGTTATAGTTAAGCAACCCGAACGTTATATACAAGAGCTTTCGGAAGCTGAAGAGGACTACCCACAATCGGCGCCCGAAGACGAAGAAACACACAGTTTACGCAGCGAAAGCATTTCTTGTGTCTCGGATTCGATACTTGCCACCGGCAAACCACGGAAGTCAACGCGTTTGGATAAAATACGTGGTTATTTGAGGCGACGCAAAGGCGGACGCAGCAACGAAGACGCACAATCACTGCCTTGCGCCTCCATAAGCAGTAGTCGACGACATAGTCAGGAAACTTTACCGGAGCCACAGCCAAATCCAGCAATTCTAGTGAACGGCAAAAACACCGATCAGAAGCATTGTTATCCCATAATGAAGAAACTGAAAAGTATGGCAGATCGCCAAAAGAAACGCTTGAATATAAAGCGTATACATTTGGGCAGAGATGAGAAGATTGTGCTGGGCGAAgaaacgaaaattttgaaattgaaaaaatcaccGAAAGCAGAACGCGGCGAAATACCACACTTCATAGAGAAACAAGATTCTGACGATGTGTTGGAGATTATGGAATTGGATGAGTCGCCGAGCCGTAAGCGCAGAGACGATGGCCGGGAAGACGAAGAACGAACAGAAGCTGCCAACGGCATACATGAAGAGAATGAACAGATGGACACAAATCAGAGCGAGGCAATTAGCATTGTTGTGCCCGATGAGATCATTGAAATACCGAAGTTAGTGGAAAACAACAGTGAACTACCCACTACTAGTAAGGAGACTGTATCAACAGAAAACTTGCAGCAGTCGGAAGAAATTGAAGATGACGCTACTGCGTTGGAGGCTGACGTCACTGCAATTGAGAGTGCAACAACTGCAGCACCACCAAAGAAGGCGCCACGTCTGCGGCGCGAGCATGTATACGAAGAAATCGAAGCTGACTTGCCGCCGGAAATGTTGACCCAGCCGCCAACCACGGATGTTGGTGTGTTGGAGCTGGGCGCTATTGAGACGCTCAAAGAATCGCTGGCGAAGCAGGACAGCTCAACTTTGAAGCATATTGAAGAAGGTATAAAGCCACTGCCACTTGACCGCATGGGCAGCAGTGAAGAGGATCAAGTAGCcactgccgctgccgccgccgctgctgaCAAGCCCACCATTAATTTGTTAGCGCCACTATCCTCCGTCGATTCCGCGTCATCGGATGAGGACCGCAATCGTGCACAACTCTCACCTGTGACGGAGGAAAGTGATGCAGCGAGTGTTGAAGATAATCTGCGCATTGTTGACGACAACGAACCGATCGATCTGAAGCCGGCCATTAAGAAAGAAGCCTCACCAGCGCCATCGGACAAGAAGGTGACCTTCTCGCATGTGGAAGACGAAGCGGAACCGCATCGTGAAGATATCGAATTGCCAACGGAAGTGCAGGAAGCAACACAAGAGGCTGCCCAGCGCAAGAGATGGACGACTATGAG TGATCATGAATATGAACCTATCGCAGCACCCGCCGAAGACGAGCAAGCTGCGGCGCCGCAAACACAAACTGAAAAATCAGATCTCGCACGAAACATTGAGAAGTTGCACGAAGAAATCAAAGACACCGAAGATTTCCAGCGAGATTTGGAGGAGCGTTACTTTAGTTCCGAAGCGACCACGCCACGTACAGAGTCGCGTACTGATTATGAAATACATACTAGTCAAGTTGATTCAAGTGCCTTGGAGGAGCTGCCCTTGAAGCCGGAAAATCGTAAGAAAGGTTTCATGGCTAGCGCACAGGACCGCACACGTAAAATGCAGGCGGGCTTAAAGAATCAAGCCGGCAAAATTAAGACCAAATTACGCACACCTGCCAAGAAACCGGCATCGTCGAGCCCAAAAGCAAAGGAGCGCAAACGTTTTAAGGCACCAGAGTTCtcgaaaattaaaatgccgGAAATTAAACGGCCCGATATGTCAAAACTGAAAGACTTCAAGCGTCCCGAATTCACCAAATTTAATAAGCCTGACatgtcgaaattcaaattacCCGAGAAGTTCACGACGCTGAAGCTTAAAAGGAGTAAGTCCTTTAAGGAGAATGAGACACAGGATGAGGAAATGGAAGTGGCTACACAACAAACAGACGCCGAGCCAAGAGCACAGCCACAAAAGAAAAAGTTCGAATTCAATTTCGGCACCTACCCCAGAGCATTTCGTAAGAAGAAACCGGTGGAGACACAAGCATCACTCGGTACGGATACGGACACGGCGGGAGTCAGTGTAATACCAAGCACTGAAACGCAACCATCACAGGAATCCTCCAATTCACCACAGGGTGATCGCGGTCCCGGTCCTGTGCGGTCGCGTTGGGCTGACAAATTCTCCGATGTCAGCTATAATGATAGCGAGGGTTCACGTTATCGTCGTTATGGCAGTGAACAGGAAAGCTTCGATCGCGAATCATCACTAGAACGCCGTATGAAGGACGATTTGGAAGAGACGGAGAGCGAGGTACAAGAAATGGGTATATTGGGCGGTGTTGCTGATACCAAGCAGTTTGCCGAATTCGATGAGGAGAATCGCGCCATACACGAGATATCGAAAATGCGTGCCGGCGAATTCCGTAGACGTCCGATGGTGCATCAAGACTCCGATCTACGCTCCGAAGACAGCAAAGATGTTGAGGGTTGGACCGAGAAAGAGATTGAAAAGAATAAATTATTACGCAAAGCCGAGTTAGAGGCTGAGGCAAGTTACTTAAAATATCCCTCCGACGATGTATTGCCACAAGAAACGCAATCCACTGCGAGCTCTGGCAAGAAAGTTGTTATGGAAGAAATTGATGACGATGAATTTTTCCTACGCAAACGTGGTGTCTCCGAAGACAACATCGAATTGCGACAGTATATAAGTAATGCGATACGTGAGGGTTACGACAGACCCATAaatacattggaacatgtaggACAAACCAGGGAGAGCATGGAATACAGGGACTATGATATACCACCGCCGAAACCTAAGCGACTACACAAAAGCTATCGGCCACAAGATGTATCGCAAGATTTGGAATCGCAGCGTAGCGAATATGGCGATGATCTGTCGATGTCACAAAATGGCAGCGATTACTTCAATACGCCCAAACGTCCGCTACGTAAGGGACGAAGTCGCAGCAAATACTCTATGGATAGTCAAGATTTTCCCGTAGCTGAGCATATACGACACGAACCATATTTCGACGATGACGAGGAATATTTACGACCGCCACGCAACAGTTACAAAGACCacgaagatgaggtggaaatgAATGACTTGGATATTGTAGGCAAACAGGTCTTCCCAGCCGAGCCAGAGGGTGTTAACGATGGTGTGCCAGCGCCGCAAGCGCCCAGACGTCGCAAACGTGATACGACGCGAGACAATTCATTGGATAAGGATTCGTATATGAACGGTTTCGGTGGTCGATCGGTATCGAATAGTCGTTTACAGCCAACCGACGAT GTAATTGTTTATCGCACTGAACACGAATATCCTATTCCGCTCGCCGAGACCGAAAAATTCGCACCTGCGTTGGAAACTCGCAAGTCTAGAGCAACTAGTCGTTACGACGAAGACGATCGTACGTCACGTGGCGCCGATTCGTTAGGTTACGATGACCACGAGGAAACGCAAGCCGATCGTGAGTCGAATGTGGACAAGGACAAGTACATAATCGACATGATGGAGAACGATGG TTACGCGATCGTCCGAAAGGAGCAATTGCCGAAACCCACGCCACCAGCTCGCCGAAAGAAATTCTCACGTTCGCCCGGCGAGCGCTTTGCCTCCATATCCAGCGGCTCTGCGAAGAGCAGCACGCCGCCACCCGAGCGTCCGCCACCACCCCGCGCCTACACACCGTCCACAATGGAGGAACCAGTGCCGCCGCGCCGCAAATCAGCTACAAGCTTAGAAGTGGCGCCGCAAAT ACTGGAGGACGATTACGAGGAGCCCGAAGCCTTGCAGCAGGAGCGTCCCGAATCACCACGCGACTTGCAGTCTGGTgagattataaataaaatgaaattccgcccattgccaccaccaccacgcCCACCGCGTGAGAAGCGTCAACGCGCCGAAAGTAAAAGCTCAGCGCATAGCGCTTTTGTGTCATTACACGAACGCGACTTCGCCGATGATAAAATTGCGACCTCATCCACTGCGGATAGCTACGATCCGACCGATGTGGATTTGGAAGAGGAAGAAACGCGTCTACCCGAAGTGGAGGTGTCCACGCAAACCGATCCCCTACCAGACGATTTCGAATGCGAAGAGTTCGAAATCACCGAAGATATGCGCATCATCGAGCCGCGTATAAATAACTTGCGTAAGACGTTGGATGAGCTGCTTCGTGAGGAAGAGTTGAAGATTAAAGCTGCCGAAGAGGCGGCCGCGGCACCACTTACAGAAGAGGAGCAACTGACGCGCGGTTTGCAGCGCTTCCGCGATGCGAATCAACGTAGCATGTCGGAGCGTTCGCGTGCGTCGTCGCAAGCCGATCGCTCCAAGTCACAAAGTCGTCCACCAACACCCTCCGCTGTGGTGATCGAAAGACGCATTTCCACACCTATACCCAGTCAACAGGCCGAGACCATGTTGGAGGCCTCATTGATTGTGCGTCCAATTGACGATTTGGATCTCGAGGAGGAAGCCTTACGTAGAGAGGGTCTGCTTACGGATAGCGAGCAGCAGAGTAAATCCGATGTGGAGGCCACCACATCGcatgatgaagaagaagaatcaaaGCATGCAATTAGCGAATATTCAGTCGGACCGAGCTCTGAGGAACTGAATGCCGCGCTGGACGAACTGCGCGCACAAGCAGACAGCAACTATGAGGACGAAAAGGAAGAAGCTGAGTTAAGCGAATATGCTAGTGAATATGAAAAGAGGGCAGAGGAAGGTACGCTGGGTAGAAGTAGTTACGACCGCTATATCGCAGACGAAACTTCTGGAAAGGAGGATGAGGAAGAGCTCGAGTTAGATGTAGCGGAAATGAAAGAAGAACTACTGCAAGATATCCAAACAGACAGTGAGCGGTACGAAGCGTCAACAATTGCTGACGATGATGAGcagaaaatgagcgaaatcgaaGAAGCGCCAACGGAAGAGGAGGATGCACAGAAAATAAGTGAAATCGATGAAGCGCCAACGGAAGAGGAGGACAACGTAGCGCCGACAACAGCTGAAGAAGTGACACCAACCCTTGTACAAGAGAAACACTTCACTTACGAAGATAAGGCTGAAAGTCTAGTAGAAATACGCGACACCACCGATGCGGCTGCAGTGGTAACTGAAGATCGGGAGGAAGCGACGGCATTTGAAGAGCCACCACTACCACCACCGCGACGCAAATCAACCACAGCATTGGAGCTGCCACCGACGCTAGCTTTGGTGGAGGAGACTTCGAAGGAATTAACACCTGTGCCAACATTAGCAGCAGCGCCGCTAGCTCAGGCGCAACCTCAGCTCCCTGCACATTTGGGTGAACTTGAGGTGGAACGCTTACGCGTGCATGCGCTACAAGCCGGACAAATCATGGTCTCACAGCTGCATGGCGCGCAAATATCCGCCGACGAGCTGGAGTGTAAATCGGGCAATTTGATTGTGAAAAATATAGCTTTACCGGATGGTTTCATTGAGGATATTGTGGAGCGTGTGCGCACCACCGATCGCAGTCAGCTATTAACTGTCGAAACACAAACTAGCTTACAAGCGAGCAGCGAAGAACGTTCGCCGGCACGTGAAGTGGTACCGCCACCAAAACCGCCACGTCAACGCGACTTGGAAGGCAGCAAGCGTACAGCGGCCGACACGAGCGACGAGATTGCGCTGCAACAGCTAAGAAATTACGATGAAGAAACACAAACCGATCCGTTGGCGTATCCAACACATATGAACGTCCCACCGCCCGTCTACGCCACAACCGAATATCTGCAGTCATTGCCACCGCTGGGTTTCTATAATCTACGACGCGCCGACGAACCGCCATACAGCGGCAGCGCTGACGGCAACGAAGCCAACGCACAGCAAAGAAGACAACAACCACAtcatcaccatcatcatcatcatcgccaCCACCGCAGATGCGATTCATCATGTTCCGAGTGTGAGGATTATGATGACTTGGGCGAACGTGAGGAGACGCGCTCGCGCTCGCATAGCAGACGTTCGCGCAGCAGCACACGCCCACCAAACGAACCGCAGACCGTAGCCAAAGCGGGCAAACAATTCATGTCGGCCTGTAGCCTATCGTTGGTGCAATTGCTGAACCGCGTAACTGCGGCAATTCGTGGTGCCGAGGCGGACAAGAATGTTGAAGGTCAAGTGCATCATATACCGACATTGCTGGCGCTCTTCGTGGTCATATCGTTCACGTTGGTTGTGTACATGCTTGCGGGCCGCAGCGTACACACACATCATTGGGACTTCTTCAATCCGCCCGGGAGTGGCGCGCGCCAGTCGTAG